In Streptomyces sp. NBC_00341, the DNA window CGCCCCGGCTCCGGCTGCCGGTCAGCGGCCCGGCGCCTGGCCCGCCGCGGCCGCTCCCGAGCAGGGGCGCCGGCCCGGAGGCTGGCCGACCGCCTCCACCCCCGGCCAGGCACCGGCCCCGCAGGCCGCCCCCGCCCCCGCACCGGCTGCGCCGACGGCACCCGCTCCCGGGCCCGCCGCCCCGGAACCGGCCCCGGGCATGACGCAGGGCGCCGGACAGGTGCGCAACATGTGGCCCGACATCCTGGAGGCGGTCAAGGGCCGCCGCCGGTTCACCTGGATCCTGCTCAGCCAGAACGCCCAGGTGACCGGCTTCGACGGCGCCACCCTCCAGATCGGCTTCCTCAACTCCGGCGCCCGCGACAACTTCACGAGCAGCGGCAGCGAGGACGTGCTGAAGCAGGCGCTGGCCGAGCGGTTCAACGCCCAGTGGAAGATCGAGGCGATCGTCGACCCGTCGGGCGGCGCCGGACAGCCCCCGCCCACCGGTGGCGGCCGCCCCGTGCCCCCGCCCGCACCGCAGCGACCGGCGCCGTCCGCGCCGCAGCAGCAGTACGAGCCCCGGCCGGCCCAGGAGCGGCCGCAGCAGCCGGGAGGCGGCGAGACGGCCGCGTCACCGCCCCCGTCGCCGCAGTACACCGCTCCCGAACCGCCCCGTTCGGTCGCCCCGGAGGACGACACCGCCGAGGCCGACGATCCGGATCTGGTCGACTCCGCCCTCTCCGGCCACGAGCTGATCGTCCGCGAGCTGGGCGCCACGGTGGTGGAGGAGTTCACCAACGAGTAGGACGCGGGTCCGGGGGCCGACCGGCGCGCCCCGGTTCCGGACGCGTGCTCCGGGGATCGGCGCCCCGAGGACGCGCGCTCCGGCGGACCGCGGCCGCCCGGGGCCAGGACCGGGACTGCCCGGGACCAGGACCGGCCCCCGCGTCCAGCCCCCCGGTGTCCACAACCCGGCGTCCGTCAAGGCCGCCCCGGCGCGGCGGCTAGGCTCCACCCCGTGAAGGTTCTCGTCATCGGCGGCGGCGCCCGCGAACACGCCCTGTGCCGCTCTCTCTCCCTCGACCCCGATGTCACCGCTCTGTACTGCGCCCCCGGCAACGCCGGCATCGCAGAGGTGGCCGAACTGCACCCGGTCGACGCACTCGACGGCGCCGCCGTCGCGCGCCTCGCCACTGATCTGGGCGCCGAGCTGGTGGTCGTCGGCCCGGAGGCGCCGCTTGTCGCCGGGGTCGCGGACGCGGTGCGCGCCGCGGGCATCCCCTGCTTCGGCCCCTCGGGTGAGGCGGCCCGGCTGGAGGGCTCCAAGGCGTTCGCCAAGGACGTGATGGCCGGGGCCGGCGTCCCGACCGCCCGTAGCTACGTCTGCACCACCGCCGCCGAGATCGACACGGCGCTGGACGCGTTCGGTGCTCCGTACGTCGTCAAGGACGACGGTCTCGCCGCCGGAAAGGGCGTCGTCGTCACCGATGACGTCGACGTGGCCCGCGCCCACGCGCTGGCCTGCGACCGCGTGGTCATCGAGGAGTTCCTCGACGGCCCCGAGGTGAGCCTCTTCGCGATCACCGACGGCACCACCGTGCTGCCCCTCCAGCCCGCCCAGGACTTCAAGCGCGCTCTCGACAACGACGAGGGCCCGAACACCGGCGGCATGGGCGCGTACTCCCCGCTGCCGTGGGCCGACTCCAAACTGGTCGACGAGGTCATGCAGTCGGTCCTCCAGCCGACCGTCGACGAGCTCCGCCGCCGGGGTACGCCCTTCTCCGGACTGCTGTACGCGGGTCTCGCGATCACCTCGCGCGGCGTGCGGGTCATCGAGTTCAACGCCCGCTTCGGCGACCCGGAGACCCAGGTGGTCCTGGCCCGGCTGAAGACCCCGCTGGCCGGTGTCCTGCTGGGTTCCGCCAACGGCACCCTGGACGAGCTGCCGCCGCTGAAGTGGCGCGACGACGCCGCGGTCACCGTGGTCATCGCCTCCCACAACTACCCGGACACCCCGCGAACGGGTGACCCGATCGAGGGCCTCGACGAGGTCGCGGCACAGGATGCGCCGCACGCGTACGTCCTGCACGCCGGAACCCGGCGGGACGGCGACGCGGTCGTCAGCGCGGGCGGCCGGGTGCTCTCCGTGACCGCGACCGCCAAGGACCTCGCGGGCGCCCGTGAGCGCGCCTACGCGGCGGCGGCCCGGATCCGGCTCGACGGCTCCCAGCTCCGTACGGACATCGCGAAGAAGGCGGCGGAGGAGGCCTGAGCCACCCTCCGCCGCAGCGGACACGGGCACGGGCACGGACACGGGCGGCGGGCCCGTACCAGGGCCCGCGCCCTGCCGCCCCGATCGCGGTCCCACCTCCGCCGACGCGCCGCTGCCCCATGGACAGCGGCGCGTCAGCAGCTTTACCCAAAGCCATTCCATCGAGTGACGGCTGAGCCATCCGGATGACGCCCGCCGAAGCCCCAACTAGGGTGCGGCGCAAGCTTTCCGGCACATGGCCCACCGGCATTGCGATGTCAGTGACGGGTGCCACAGTGGGGGAGTGAGCAACACCGTCGCGAGGGCAGAGGGGGTGACATCCAGCCGTGTCCGATACCGGTACAGGTGAGGAGTTGGGTGCGCAGGCCGCACGTGCCCGTGCGCTTGCCCTGTTGCGCATCCGCAGCAGGGCGACGGCAGTGGCGCTGCTGCCCGCGGCCGTCGCCGTCGTGCTGTTCGCCGCAGGGGCGCAGGGATTCGTCGAAGGCGGTGGCTGGGACGCGGTGCGCTGGGCCGTGACGGCCTGTGCCGTCATCACCCTGCTGGTCGCGGCGGCCGTCGCCGTAGCGGTCGTACGGGCCAAGCCGGCGGTCAGCCCGACCGTCCCGCTCAGCGAGAAGGCGGCCCCGGATCTCTACCGGCTGGTCCGTGACCTCGCCGATCGCCTCGACGTGCCCGCGCCCTCGGCCATAGCGCTGACGCCCGACTGCGACAGCTGGCTGGAGGACCGCACCCATCCGGCCGCGGACCGTGCCGCCAAGGACGCCGCCCGCCGGGATCCGGGCGGACCGGGGGCGGCCCCGGGGCGCCGCAGGGTACAGGCCGCGCCCGTGCTGGTGATCGGCTCGCCGTTCCTCTGGTGGATGCGGGTCGCGGAGCTGCGCGCCGTGCTCGCCCCGGTCGTCGCGGGCACCGGCCCCTCCGCCCATCCCGACATAGCCGCCGCCCGCCGCTTCGTCCGGGGACTCGACGGGGCCGTCGCCGACGCGGCCGCCCCCGCCCGGGGAGCGGTACGCAAGGTTCTGCGGCTGCCGCACGCCCTCATCGGCCGGATCGCCCGGCTGCTGCTGCGCAGCTGTCACAGCCACGCCTCGGAGATGGAGCGCGGCGTCGCCGCAGCCGCGTCCACCCGCGCCCAGGCGGTGGACTACGGGCTGCGGATCGTCGCCCAGGAGCAGGTCGGGCTCGCCTACGCGGGCTGGGACCGGCTGCTCACCCGGGTCGCGCTGCCCGCCTGGCGGATGGGGCGCTGGCCCTCCCGGCTGGACGCCGGAGTCGTCTCCGCCCTCACCGAGCTGTCCCGGCGCGACCGGCTGGCCGACGGGTTCACCTCCCGGCTGGGCGAACGGCCCGCCTGCGATCTCCTGGAGGAGCCGGGAGCGGCCGACGAGGCGGCGTCCCTGCTGGCCGCCCGGCTCTTCCACGGCGGCCCCGCGCAGGCGGGGCCCGGCTGGTCCCCGGTGGACTGGCAGCAGTACCCGGAAGAGGTCGTCGACCGGAAGTGGCGCACAGAGGCGGCCCGCCTGCACCGCGTCCTGGACGACATGGGCGTACCGCCCGCGGCCTCCGCCGGGGCGTCCGACGCCGCCGGTGCCGCGGTGCCCACCCTGGCCCGCGTCGTCGAGCACCTCGTCGCGGGCAACGGCAGCGGTGAGGAGCTCGCGGCGGGGATCAGCGCCGCGGTGGCCCGCGACGAGGCCCAGGCAGAGGCAGCGGCCCGGAACCCTCAACCGCTAGCCGGCGGAACCACCGGCTCCGCCGACGGCAGCAGCTTCAACGGCTCCGGCAGTGCCTCGAACGTCAACGGCTCCGGCAGCGCTGCGAACGTCAACGGCTCCAGCAACGTAAACGGCTCCGGCAGCTCCGCCGACGTAAACGGCTCCGCCAACGTCAACGGCTCCGGCAGTTCCGGCAGCTCCAGCACCTCAGGTGATTCCGCGAGCACCGGCGGGGACGTGCTGGAATTCTGGGGGCCCGACCCCCTCCCCCTGTTCCCGCTCCAGCCGCCCCGTACGGGCACAGAGCTGCTCGCGGACCATGTCGCGGCGATGGTCTGCTGCGCAGCCGTCGACACGGCGGGCGCGGCCCCCGGGCTCGACTGGCTCGACGGGCCCACGCTGCTGGTCGACGGGGAACGCCGGTCCGATCTCGGCACTCCGGTGCTCAGCCTCGTCGAGGACGGCGACGCGGGCCCCCTGCGCTCCTGGCTCTCCTCGGTCGGCGTGCGCACCGACAAACCCGTCCGTCTCGCCTGAAACAGGTTCGAACCAAGAGCGGCCGAAGAGCTCCGGGATGTTCCGTGATGCCATGGGATGTTCCGGGGTATTCCGGGGTGTTCCGCAGTGCACCGGCCCGATTTCAGAGACTCCGCGTGCACAACTCGGCTGATACTGAGGCATATCGACGGCCCGTCGCGCCCAATACCCGGAAGCTCAAGTTCCGTTAACGTTAATTCGCGACGAACGGTGACGGAGTGGATGCGTTATGTGATGTGCTGGGGACCGGCGCTGACAGTCAGCGCACCACATGTTGTTCCGGGGGCCGAGAGAGGGAAGCGCGTTATGGGGGCGGAGCAGATTCGTCGTTGGGAATCAGGTGCCCTCGCGCACGCGGTCACCGACCCCTTCGGGCAGGGGCCGCTGCCCTGGCTGCGCGGCAGCGAGAACTACTTCGACGACACCGGCCAGGTCGTGCCCTGGTACGCCGATCCGACGCTGCCCCGCGGCTCCACCGGCGGCGGCACCCGTACCGCCGACGACGTGCACCGGCAGATCAAGGGCTTCAGCTCCACCGGCGCGGCGGCCCCCGGC includes these proteins:
- the purD gene encoding phosphoribosylamine--glycine ligase, translating into MKVLVIGGGAREHALCRSLSLDPDVTALYCAPGNAGIAEVAELHPVDALDGAAVARLATDLGAELVVVGPEAPLVAGVADAVRAAGIPCFGPSGEAARLEGSKAFAKDVMAGAGVPTARSYVCTTAAEIDTALDAFGAPYVVKDDGLAAGKGVVVTDDVDVARAHALACDRVVIEEFLDGPEVSLFAITDGTTVLPLQPAQDFKRALDNDEGPNTGGMGAYSPLPWADSKLVDEVMQSVLQPTVDELRRRGTPFSGLLYAGLAITSRGVRVIEFNARFGDPETQVVLARLKTPLAGVLLGSANGTLDELPPLKWRDDAAVTVVIASHNYPDTPRTGDPIEGLDEVAAQDAPHAYVLHAGTRRDGDAVVSAGGRVLSVTATAKDLAGARERAYAAAARIRLDGSQLRTDIAKKAAEEA